A single window of Mangifera indica cultivar Alphonso chromosome 18, CATAS_Mindica_2.1, whole genome shotgun sequence DNA harbors:
- the LOC123201517 gene encoding high mobility group B protein 1-like, which yields MKGGKGKGKGATSKEALKPVDDRKVGKRKAAAKVDKSSARKAKKAKNAKKDPNKPKRPTSAFFLFLEEFRKTFKKDNPHVTAVSAVGKAAGEKWKSMSPDEKAPYEAKAAKGKVEYGKLMNAYNKKQENITDDSDEASEKSKSEVNDEEEDEANGEEEQEEEEGEEEEEEEEEDDD from the exons GACCTCAAAGGAAGCTTTGAAGCCTGTTGATGACCG AAAGGTTGGAAAGAGGAAGGCAGCTGCAAAGGTTGATAAAAGTAGTGCAAGGAAAGCTAAGAAGGCAAAGAATGCGAAGAAGGACCCAAACAAACCAAAGAGGCCCACTAGTGCTTTCTTTCTGTTCCT TGAGGAGTTCAGGAAAACTTTCAAGAAGGACAACCCTCATGTAACTGCTGTGTCAGCT GTTGGGAAAGCTGCAGGAGAGAAGTGGAAATCAATGTCTCCTGAT GAAAAAGCTCCATATGAAGCCAAAGCAGCAAAAGGGAAGGTAGAGTATGGAAAGCTTATGAATGCTTACAATAAGAAGCAG GAAAACATAACTGATGATAGTGATGAGGCATCTGAAAAGTCGAAGTCTGAAGTGAATGATGAAGAGGAGGATGAGGCCAATGGAGAG GAAGagcaagaagaggaagagggggaagaagaagaggaagaggaagaggaagatgatgatTGA
- the LOC123201427 gene encoding E3 ubiquitin-protein ligase AIRP2-like yields MGICQGKEMRKSFKDSLKALEADIQFANTLASDYPREYDGACLQMRLSYSPAAHAFLFLVQWTDCRLAGALGLLRILIYKAYVDGKTTISIHERKASIREFYGDNLFEFYGRVIFPSLLQLQRGITDVEDRKQKEICAAKYRKKDEMYKGKFSEIDIEREEECGICMEIQTKIVLPACNHSMCMKCYRNWRARSHSCPFCRDSLRRVDSGDLWIYTSKNEIVDLASISRENLKRLFMYIDKLPLITPDPILVSYDPCYR; encoded by the exons ATGGGAATTTGTCAGGGGAAAGAGATGAGGAAGTCGTTTAAGGACTCACTCAAGGCTCTTGAAGCTGATATTCAATTTGCCAATACCCT GGCTTCTGACTACCCAAGAGAATATGATGGAGCCTGCCTTCAAATGAGATTATCCTACAGTCCGGCAGCtcatgcttttctttttcttgtccAGTGGACTGATTGTCGCCTGGCTGGGGCACTTGGTTTGCTTAGAATACTTATATATAAG GCATATGTGGATGGGAAGACTACCATTTCTATTCATGAAAGGAAAGCTAGTATTAGAGAATTCTATGGTGA CAATCTGTTTGAATTTTATGGACGGGTGATATTTCCCTCTTTATTACAACTTCAAAGAGGAATTACTGATGTCGAAGACCGGAAACAGAAAGAGATTTGTGCAGCCAAGTACAGAAAGAAAGATGAGATGTATAAGGGAAAGTTCTCTGAAATTGATatagagagagaagaagaatgTGGTATTTGCATGGAGATACAAACTAAAATCGTTTTGCCCGCTTGCAATCATTCAATGTGTATGAAGTGTTACCGCAATTG GCGGGCTCGGTCTCATTCATGCCCTTTCTGCCGCGACAGTCTCAGGAGAGTGGATTCAGGTGACCTGTGGATCTACACCAGCAAGAATGAGATTGTTGATTTGGCCTCCATCTCTAGGGAGAATTTGAAGCGACTTTTTATGTACATCGATAAGTTGCCGCTCATTACTCCGGATCCAATTCTTGTTTCTTATGATCCTTGCTACCGGTAA
- the LOC123201431 gene encoding protein root UVB sensitive 5-like isoform X3: protein MAMGLPKGTVSDDYLQYMLLQFPTNVTAWICQALVTSSLLKAVGIDSFSGTTAAISAATIKWVSKDGIGAVGRLFIGGRFGNLFDDDPKQWRMYADFIGSAGSIFDLTTQVYPAYFLPLASLGNLAKAVARGLKDPSFRVIQNHFAIAGNLGEVAAKEEVWEVSAQLLGLALGILILDTPELVRSYPVLALTWLSMRLLHLWLRYQSLSVLQFNSINLKRARILVKSHVSYSTVSGFDDCNKEENILLWEKFMKPRIIFGVPLEEMVGGEKFVFELKTLLRIYSKEKYILIVNLLARDFEVFISFKVEATSMSVLRSVWQTYWLYEKFESSDNLFDQLSHSLSEMEERFDNFIHQLEKAGWDTRQINLKVPTEISIDESS from the exons ATGGCAATGGGACTGCCAAAAG GAACAGTTTCAGATGATTACCTTCAGTACATGCTGCTACAGTTTCCTACCAATGTTACTGCTTGGATCTGTCAAGCATTAGTCACATCAAGTCTCCTAAAG GCTGTAGGCATTGATTCTTTCTCTGGAACTACTGCTGCGATTTCTGCTGCCACTATCAA ATGGGTCTCCAAGGATGGCATTGGAGCTGTTGGCCGCTTATTCATTG GTGGGCGCTTTGGAAATCTTTTTGATGATGACCCAAAACAATGGCGTATGTATGCAGATTTCATTGGCAGTGCAGGAAG CATATTTGATCTAACTACTCAAGTTTATCCTGCATATTTCCTGCCTTTGGCATCTCTTGGGAATCTTGCCAAG GCTGTAGCGAGAGGACTGAAAGATCCTTCATTCCGTGTGATTCAAAACCATTTTGCAATTGCAGGAAATCTGGGGGAGGTAGCAGCAAAG GAGGAAGTTTGGGAAGTATCTGCTCAGCTGCTTGGCCTTGCTTTGGGCATACTGATCCTG GATACACCTGAGCTTGTAAGATCATATCCAGTTTTGGCATTGACATGGTTGAGCATGCGACTTCTGCACCTTTGGTTACGTTATCAGTCACTTTCAGTTCTACAATTTAACTCT ATAAATCTTAAGCGCGCTCGTATACTGGTAAAATCGCATGTTTCATACTCGACTGTTTCAG GTTTTGATGATTGTaacaaggaagaaaatatattattatgggAAAAGTTCATGAAGCCACGAATTATTTTTGGTGTGCCCTTGGAGGAGATGGTTGGTGGTGAGAAATTTGTTTTTGAG TTGAAGACACTTTTGAGAATATATTCAAAggagaaatatattttaattgtgaACCTACTGGCAAGAGATTTTGAGGTCTTCATATCATTCAAG GTGGAGGCTACTAGCATGTCAGTTTTGCGAAGTGTGTGGCAGACGTATTGGCTATATGAAAAGTTTGAAAGCTCAGATAATCTCTTCGACCAGCTTTCACACAGCTTATCGGAGATGGAAGAAAGGTTTGACAATTTTATACATCAGTTGGAGAAAGCCGGATGGGATACTCGTCAAATAAATCTGAAAGTCCCCACAGAAATCTCCATTGATGAGTCGAGTTAA
- the LOC123201431 gene encoding protein root UVB sensitive 5-like isoform X1, protein MSYALQLSIPARALESSKNSNRKRARPCHLQILSSFSQPNIPEKEEADLGRIQDQSHVILVERYGNGTAKRFILDDECKVQTLHVKHDSVDNRLQGSHFSDTTLSFLPNVVKDFILPAGFPGTVSDDYLQYMLLQFPTNVTAWICQALVTSSLLKAVGIDSFSGTTAAISAATIKWVSKDGIGAVGRLFIGGRFGNLFDDDPKQWRMYADFIGSAGSIFDLTTQVYPAYFLPLASLGNLAKAVARGLKDPSFRVIQNHFAIAGNLGEVAAKEEVWEVSAQLLGLALGILILDTPELVRSYPVLALTWLSMRLLHLWLRYQSLSVLQFNSINLKRARILVKSHVSYSTVSGFDDCNKEENILLWEKFMKPRIIFGVPLEEMVGGEKFVFELKTLLRIYSKEKYILIVNLLARDFEVFISFKVEATSMSVLRSVWQTYWLYEKFESSDNLFDQLSHSLSEMEERFDNFIHQLEKAGWDTRQINLKVPTEISIDESS, encoded by the exons ATGTCTTACGCCCTCCAACTCTCAATCCCTGCGAGAGCTTTGGAGTCTTCGAAAAATAGTAATAGAAAGAGAGCAAGACCATGCCATCTtcaaattctttcttctttctctcagCCCAATATTCCAGAAAAAGAAGAGGCTGACTTGGGGAG AATTCAAGACCAATCGCACGTGATTTTGGTGGAGAGATATGGCAATGGGACTGCCAAAAG GTTCATCTTAGACGATGAATGTAAAGTGCAAACCTTACATGTGAAACATGATTCTGTTGATAATCGATTGCAAGGCTCACATTTCTCAGACACAACTTTGTCCTTCCTTCCGAATGTTGTTAAGGATTTCATTTTACCTGCAGGCTTCCCAG GAACAGTTTCAGATGATTACCTTCAGTACATGCTGCTACAGTTTCCTACCAATGTTACTGCTTGGATCTGTCAAGCATTAGTCACATCAAGTCTCCTAAAG GCTGTAGGCATTGATTCTTTCTCTGGAACTACTGCTGCGATTTCTGCTGCCACTATCAA ATGGGTCTCCAAGGATGGCATTGGAGCTGTTGGCCGCTTATTCATTG GTGGGCGCTTTGGAAATCTTTTTGATGATGACCCAAAACAATGGCGTATGTATGCAGATTTCATTGGCAGTGCAGGAAG CATATTTGATCTAACTACTCAAGTTTATCCTGCATATTTCCTGCCTTTGGCATCTCTTGGGAATCTTGCCAAG GCTGTAGCGAGAGGACTGAAAGATCCTTCATTCCGTGTGATTCAAAACCATTTTGCAATTGCAGGAAATCTGGGGGAGGTAGCAGCAAAG GAGGAAGTTTGGGAAGTATCTGCTCAGCTGCTTGGCCTTGCTTTGGGCATACTGATCCTG GATACACCTGAGCTTGTAAGATCATATCCAGTTTTGGCATTGACATGGTTGAGCATGCGACTTCTGCACCTTTGGTTACGTTATCAGTCACTTTCAGTTCTACAATTTAACTCT ATAAATCTTAAGCGCGCTCGTATACTGGTAAAATCGCATGTTTCATACTCGACTGTTTCAG GTTTTGATGATTGTaacaaggaagaaaatatattattatgggAAAAGTTCATGAAGCCACGAATTATTTTTGGTGTGCCCTTGGAGGAGATGGTTGGTGGTGAGAAATTTGTTTTTGAG TTGAAGACACTTTTGAGAATATATTCAAAggagaaatatattttaattgtgaACCTACTGGCAAGAGATTTTGAGGTCTTCATATCATTCAAG GTGGAGGCTACTAGCATGTCAGTTTTGCGAAGTGTGTGGCAGACGTATTGGCTATATGAAAAGTTTGAAAGCTCAGATAATCTCTTCGACCAGCTTTCACACAGCTTATCGGAGATGGAAGAAAGGTTTGACAATTTTATACATCAGTTGGAGAAAGCCGGATGGGATACTCGTCAAATAAATCTGAAAGTCCCCACAGAAATCTCCATTGATGAGTCGAGTTAA
- the LOC123201431 gene encoding protein root UVB sensitive 5-like isoform X2, whose protein sequence is MSYALQLSIPARALESSKNSNRKRARPCHLQILSSFSQPNIPEKEEADLGRIQDQSHVILVERYGNGTAKRFILDDECKVQTLHVKHDSVDNRLQGSHFSDTTLSFLPNVVKDFILPAGFPVSDDYLQYMLLQFPTNVTAWICQALVTSSLLKAVGIDSFSGTTAAISAATIKWVSKDGIGAVGRLFIGGRFGNLFDDDPKQWRMYADFIGSAGSIFDLTTQVYPAYFLPLASLGNLAKAVARGLKDPSFRVIQNHFAIAGNLGEVAAKEEVWEVSAQLLGLALGILILDTPELVRSYPVLALTWLSMRLLHLWLRYQSLSVLQFNSINLKRARILVKSHVSYSTVSGFDDCNKEENILLWEKFMKPRIIFGVPLEEMVGGEKFVFELKTLLRIYSKEKYILIVNLLARDFEVFISFKVEATSMSVLRSVWQTYWLYEKFESSDNLFDQLSHSLSEMEERFDNFIHQLEKAGWDTRQINLKVPTEISIDESS, encoded by the exons ATGTCTTACGCCCTCCAACTCTCAATCCCTGCGAGAGCTTTGGAGTCTTCGAAAAATAGTAATAGAAAGAGAGCAAGACCATGCCATCTtcaaattctttcttctttctctcagCCCAATATTCCAGAAAAAGAAGAGGCTGACTTGGGGAG AATTCAAGACCAATCGCACGTGATTTTGGTGGAGAGATATGGCAATGGGACTGCCAAAAG GTTCATCTTAGACGATGAATGTAAAGTGCAAACCTTACATGTGAAACATGATTCTGTTGATAATCGATTGCAAGGCTCACATTTCTCAGACACAACTTTGTCCTTCCTTCCGAATGTTGTTAAGGATTTCATTTTACCTGCAGGCTTCCCAG TTTCAGATGATTACCTTCAGTACATGCTGCTACAGTTTCCTACCAATGTTACTGCTTGGATCTGTCAAGCATTAGTCACATCAAGTCTCCTAAAG GCTGTAGGCATTGATTCTTTCTCTGGAACTACTGCTGCGATTTCTGCTGCCACTATCAA ATGGGTCTCCAAGGATGGCATTGGAGCTGTTGGCCGCTTATTCATTG GTGGGCGCTTTGGAAATCTTTTTGATGATGACCCAAAACAATGGCGTATGTATGCAGATTTCATTGGCAGTGCAGGAAG CATATTTGATCTAACTACTCAAGTTTATCCTGCATATTTCCTGCCTTTGGCATCTCTTGGGAATCTTGCCAAG GCTGTAGCGAGAGGACTGAAAGATCCTTCATTCCGTGTGATTCAAAACCATTTTGCAATTGCAGGAAATCTGGGGGAGGTAGCAGCAAAG GAGGAAGTTTGGGAAGTATCTGCTCAGCTGCTTGGCCTTGCTTTGGGCATACTGATCCTG GATACACCTGAGCTTGTAAGATCATATCCAGTTTTGGCATTGACATGGTTGAGCATGCGACTTCTGCACCTTTGGTTACGTTATCAGTCACTTTCAGTTCTACAATTTAACTCT ATAAATCTTAAGCGCGCTCGTATACTGGTAAAATCGCATGTTTCATACTCGACTGTTTCAG GTTTTGATGATTGTaacaaggaagaaaatatattattatgggAAAAGTTCATGAAGCCACGAATTATTTTTGGTGTGCCCTTGGAGGAGATGGTTGGTGGTGAGAAATTTGTTTTTGAG TTGAAGACACTTTTGAGAATATATTCAAAggagaaatatattttaattgtgaACCTACTGGCAAGAGATTTTGAGGTCTTCATATCATTCAAG GTGGAGGCTACTAGCATGTCAGTTTTGCGAAGTGTGTGGCAGACGTATTGGCTATATGAAAAGTTTGAAAGCTCAGATAATCTCTTCGACCAGCTTTCACACAGCTTATCGGAGATGGAAGAAAGGTTTGACAATTTTATACATCAGTTGGAGAAAGCCGGATGGGATACTCGTCAAATAAATCTGAAAGTCCCCACAGAAATCTCCATTGATGAGTCGAGTTAA
- the LOC123201461 gene encoding probable envelope ADP,ATP carrier protein, chloroplastic — protein sequence MREEPAVVTFRSIPNLKVCQFSWIDTTPEYKPLWRTDARLIWTVNHAGRAGCGGGGKVRVDNFACLALAEKQSRKECEPTPAQLAKHPLALLAYVPRDVAIFAAGAVAGAAAKTVTAPLDRIKLLMQTHGVRAGQEGAKKAIGFIEAIVLIAKEEGIKGYWKGNLPQIIRIIPYSAVQLFAYETYKKLFKDKDGQLSVIGRLAAGACAGMTSTFVTYPLDVLRLRLAVEPGYRTMSEVALNMLREEGFASFYYGLGPALIGIAPYIAVNFCIFDLVKKALPEKYQQKAQSSLLTAVVSAGVATLTCYPLDTIRRQMQMKGTPYKSVLDAFTGIIARDGVIGLYRGFVPNALKTLPNSSIRLTTFDIVKRLIATSEKEFQKLVEENRQKQSQNAKI from the exons ATGAGAGAAGAGCCAGCCGTTGTAACATTCCGTAGCATCCCGAACCTCAAAGTCTGTCAGTTTAGCTGGATCGATACGACGCCGGAGTATAAACCGTTGTGGAGAACCGACGCCCGGCTTATTTGGACAGTTAATCATGCTGGTAGAGCTGGCTGTGGTGGTGGAGGTAAAGTTAGGGTTGATAATTTTGCTTGTCTTGCACTGGCGGAGAAGCAAAGTCGAAAGGAGTGCGAGCCTACTCCAGCTCAGCTCGCCAAGCATCCTCTAGCTTTACTCGCTTACGTGCCGAGAGACGTCGCGATTTTTGCAGCTGGTGCCGTCGCTGGAGCTGCCGCCAAAACCGTCACGGCTCCGCTTGACCGTATCAAGCTACTTATGCAG ACTCATGGGGTGAGAGCTGGGCAAGAAGGTGCTAAGAAGGCGATTGGTTTCATTGAG GCCATAGTTTTGATAGCAAAGGAAGAAGGAATTAAAGGATACTGGAAAGGAAACCTCCCTCAG ATTATACGAATTATACCTTATAGTGCAGTTCAGCTCTTTGCTTATGAAACTTACAAG AAACTTTTTAAGGATAAGGATGGTCAGCTCTCTGTGATTGGGAGGCTTGCGGCAGGTGCTTGTGCAGGCATGACATCCACTTTT GTAACATATCCCTTAGATGTCTTGAGGTTGCGTTTAGCAGTAGAGCCAGGGTATCGAACTATGTCTGAG GTAGCCTTGAACATGTTGCGAGAGGAAGGATTTGCATCATTCTATTATGGGCTTGGACCTGCTCTTATTGGAATAGCCCCATACATTGCTGTGAACTTCTGCATTTTTGACTT GGTGAAGAAGGCTTTGCCTGAGAAATACCAACAAAAGGCTCAATCATCCCTACTAACTGCTGTTGTTTCAGCTGGTGTTGCCACACTCACATGCTATCCTTTGGACACAATTAGAAGACAGATGCAAATGAAGGGTACACCTTACAAGTCCGTTTTGGATGCTTTTACAG GTATTATTGCACGAGATGGAGTTATTGGCCTGTACAGGGGTTTTGTGCCAAATGCATTAAAAACCCTACCAAACAGCAG CATTAGGCTCACTACCTTCGACATTGTTAAACGTTTAATTGCCACAAGTGAGAAAGAGTTTCAAAAACTTGTGGAGGAAAATCGCCAGAAACAAAGCCAGAATGCCAAGATATAG